The genome window actcactttgtagaacaggctggcctcaaattcacagagatgtgcctgcctctgcctcctgagtgctgggattacagggtgtGCCCACTTTCCTATAGATTCTTGACGAGGGAAAGATGATGAAGTCTACAGTTTAAGGTCTATGAAAATCTTTGAATTTTAATCTATTGGCAACTATTGTATAGCCCAAAGCTAGAACTTTAGTGACtgtaagacaaggtctctctcgaTCTGTAATGTGACCCAGGTTGTCCTTAAATTTACAGTAATcatcagccttccaagtgctgagattacaggcattggGACAGAAGTATTTCTTAAACCTCTTAACACAAAAAGTAATACATAAGACACTCCCATGCCCACATACAGAGAGGAATGCTAGAGGACTGGAGTTACCGCCATTAACTCCCCTTCCTCTGTAATTTAGTCTCAATAACAAAGCACCGTTATGTCAACACTTCAACTTGGAGTTCGTTATTTGGTcccattgattttatttttcaaatcccCATGGCTGACACCTTAGTGCAAACCACTATCACTGTGTTCCTGGAAAACTACAGAACTTCTGTAGAAATGGCTAATTTCCTCACTGGTCTCCCTATTTTGATCTTGGCTTTCCAGTGGGTTTCTCATGATATAGCTAAGATCTGTGGGAACAGTATACTGTACTTCACTCTTAATAATATCTGTATGACTTACTggaaaaaagccacatgatccAATTCAAGGAAACTGTGTGCAAATAAATCCAAGACCAACTGAATATTAAGATTATATAGCCACTGAAAACTAAGGTAAAAATGCAGAATTCATGACTACAGAAATGAATCCTATTTTAACGAGCCATGCTGCTTTCCTCTGGTACTTTAATATATTCTCAATGTGATCAAGAGAAGATAAATTTATTTGGAATGGTCTAAAGTTCATTTTCAGGCCACAGATCATTTAAAAAGATCACCAGAAATCAAAAGGATGAGAACTCCACCCCAGATGAAGCACTACAGCCCATTTGGCTCCACTGTGTTCCTGAATCTACCACTTCTAGCCAACTAGAGGACGGGGCGGCATTCCAGATCTAGGACTATGTGGTCCACATGGGGTGCATAAGATTTCACTGGGTGGACATGCAGGATTCGTGTCCTCCACACTCTCCCATGCACTTGATGAAGGAGAGAGGTGATCTGAGTTTCTGCAGATTCTGCCCATCTTTGCCACTCTGGTTTGCTGACTGATGACACCACTTCCCCCCTGACATTCCCAGTAGTTCCATTTCCCCGTTTATCAGCGATTTTCTGGGGATGAGGCCAATGTTCTTTTTCTGTGTTGCTGCTTCTAGGTGGCTGGGGATTCTTTCCTGAGAAGGATTCCACATTTTGGTGGATATGTAGAATACCCCCAACATCCTTCCGCAGCACTTGACAGGCAATGGGCCAGCCTTCTTCAGAGCTGGGAATCAGGCCCAGGTTCACCCTATCTGCAGTGTTTGAGAGCTTCAGTTTCCTGTTGTCTCCAAAGTGTATTTGGCACCGATCTGCCACTCCGTTGATCTCCAAATTTTTTCGCAGAGCAACTACAGCATGAGGATTCCATTCACAGGCATGGACGAAAGCAGCACCAGCATGAACTAGGAAGGGGATTGTAAAATAACCAATCCCTGCATAGAGATCCACCAGCACTTCTCCAGCACAGGCTAGAGAGGCCACTCGCAGTTTCTCAGTGATGTTTCCAAAGGAGAACATACACCGTGTTATGTCAAACTCATACCGGATGCCATTATCCATATGCTCTACCCAGCCATGGTCACCAAGCAGCAGAGTCACTGACGGAGTTCGAGCGCCATCAGGCAACACCCGCCCTCGTCTTGCCAGACGCTGAACTCCAAGGGCTGAGGCAACAGTCTCCCAGAGTTCTGGTTCCAGACTTTTCCACTGTGTGGCTTGGAAACAGTCTTCGCTAAGCAGCATAAGGTCACCATGCCGCTGCCAAGACCGGGGCAAATCTGCCTCCAGCTCAGCGGACCACGTCACTCCGCGGCCCTCTACCCAACGCCTCACCTCAAGACACAGTCTTTGAGCAGGTGAACACACCAGGGCCTTTTtagaaggaagaggatccaggagcTGCGTCAGCGTACAGGTGCTGCCCGGGGCCACGCGATTCCTCAGCTCCTGCAGATGCTGTTCAGAAAGGGTTCCCGCCAGCACCGGCAGCGCCACCGTGCCATCCCGCAGCTTTTCCGCCCGGTGCAGTCTATCCAAGAGTTTCTGTTTCTCGAGATAGTCTCTGTACCTCTGGGTAAACCGAGGCTCAGTCACAACGGCGACTACAGACTTCTCACATTCTCTCTCCATGTCGGTAGTGTCTGCATCGCTTCGGGGCCCGAGAGCGAGAATCTCCTCggaagacagtttctctgtgcaaaCATGCCGCTACAGCCGGAAAAGCTATACACTCACCGGCGTGGCGCGCAGGAAGTGAGGTCAACAAACAGGCCGGGTCTAGATGTATTACTACAATCAGGGAACGGAATCTCGGTTGCTGTGTGAAGCTGCGGCCGCCATGTTTGTTAAGGTTACGGTCAGCCAGTACTTGCTGAAAGAAAATTAGTAATTCTGTGGGCCAAAAGATGTGATATCCTCCCGAACTTCTAGACACTCTGAATAGTGCTgctcataatttttttaaaaagtgaatttgaAATGGTGGATTGAATGCACAGAAAGGCTTCCAATAATCTAGTGTTTAACTCATAAATTAGCTTATTGTTGAAGGTGGAATGTGACATagctttctcatttccttcttttgCAAAGATTTTCATCACTGTTGCCTCGTTATCTAAGGGGGGAGGAGTGTTTGAAAATAATGAAGGATGTGAGTAAACTAAATACCGTCAACTCTCAAAAGTGGCTATTGTCTAGAAACGGTTGATTACCCGAATCATCTTGAGAGAATTGCTATTCTAATTAGAGATAGCTCGGAGGATAAGGGAGcatttgcctccaagcctgacgtTCGTGATTCCCAGAACCATGTGGTGAAAGGACAGAGCCAAACCCAGGATTTTTGCAAAAACACCAAATGCTCTAATCTTAATCGCTGAAActcttgtactttttttttcttttaacatttatgTTGGGGGTGGGCACTCATGCCATAGTGCAGGTATGAAGATCAGCGACAACTTGCAGTGGCTGTCTCTCCCCTTTTATTCACCATGTGGATACTGAGGAAAAAACTAAGATTGTCAGACTCGGTTGTGGAGTCATCTTGCCAAGTCATGCTTGTCTTTTTACATATCAATTTATAGTGTTGTAAATGtaaacagaaaaatggatacTCATGGGCTAGAACCATAGCACATTTATTTGGCTCCTTCTGTTAGAAGTATCAAGTGTGAgatttttatattaaatgctAGAAAACAGCCCTGCgcggtggtgcacatctttaatcctagcacttcaggaagcagaggcaggaggatctctatgagttcgagggcagcctggtctacaattcAAGTACAGAaaagccaaagctacaaagagaaaccttgtctcaaaaacaaacaaacaaacaaaaaccaataaataaataaataaataatagaaaccGTGTTTAGGACAAGAAATTGaaatctttttatctcccctcAATTGTAAGACTTTTACTCAAATGTTTTAATTCTCTACCCACCAACTAAAACCTTTGTTTATACAAAGGTCCATTGTTGTATTCCAGGAATTTGATACCTTGGAGCAGtgactcatttttttcttgtacTGCTGACCTCTTTtggctttcttcatttccttagtGCCAGTTCTCTTAATTCAGACTATGAGATAGTTGAACTCCAGAGTGGGAACACACACAGTCACCACCTGAATTAGAATAAAAACCAGATACACAGCTGgacttggtggtgcacacctttaatgccagcagtcagggaggcagagacaggtggatcactgtgagttggaggccagcctggtctacaaagtgagtccaggacagccaaggctatacagagaaaccctgtcttgaaaaaccaaaacccaaacaaacaaaaaaccaaaaccaaaatcaacaaacaaccccccccaaacgCACTTcctttgtgtgtctttgtgtgtttaccATTCTAAGCATACCCTCTTGGTTGAGAGGTGAAGTTTCCCTGTCCAGACACTTTGTTGGAACAGTAGTCTCTTTCTTTTCGACCTGGAACTTACTTCTAACACTCTTCATTGAAAGCAGTGTTCCAATACTCAGGCCCGAGAACACAGgctatctgtattttttttcttctgtggctcACTGGTTATTTAAGACTGTACTGCTTAGTTCCCATATACTTGGAGtttttcaaattcttgtttttattgatttcaagTTTTTGCTCCGCCATGGTCAGAAAACACATTTTGCAGGATGTAAGCCCTTTTAGACTTATTGAGGTTTTTCTTATAGTCTAGAATACTAGAATACTAGACTGGAGAATAGTCTATGTGCACTTGACGGGAGTGTCTGTTCCATTCCATCTGCTGGCAGGTATCTCTTCAATTCATGCTCAAGTAAAACAATTCTGGGGTGGTAGCATACTTGTCTAGTATACACTAGACTCCGGGATCAACACTGACAATGTCCTCAAACACAAATATTCTATATTCTGGTTACCCACACCACCACAGTCTCTATTCAGGAATACTTAGGTACCTAGTGTGGACCCAAGCATGGGGCCTCTTCTATTGCAtatccctaacacacacacacacacacacacacacacacacacacacacacacacacactttctccttCCTCACTTCTTTGCCTTCCTGCCCGGAAAACTGAATTTCTCCTCCATTAGTCCACTGTATCTGTCAGTCCTGAGACAGTGGGTGCTTGCCTCCTCAGGactattttcttctctcttgtccctctccaaaaaaaaaagacaaacctgCATCCCATATCACCATGTAGAATTTTACAGTCAAAGCCTTTTCATTTAATTCTGGCTATCTTTCCCCAAAGTGGGTTGGTTTGTTTCCAAGAGATAGGGGATGGAACTGGATTTTCTCTCTTACTATTGTGTTTGATTGTTATTTTATGAACATTGGCACATATAGTTGGTTAGAAGGTATTTATAAAAAGGATTCATGAGTGAACACATAAATTGCTTCAATACTTCTAGTGGTTTAGTTTCAAAATATTGCCGCTAGAGGCCAGCAATAGCCAGCAAAGAAAGCACAGAAGAGGTCAAAACTGATTGAAGTCTTGGTTTGAGGCTCCTTAAGGATCACACCTTTTCCACTGGTCTTACTCGACACCATTACTGGCACGTCTTTTACTGGCACGGACTATCCAGGTGAGTAAATCTATTTTCAGGAGtgcattaaacaacaacaacatagaTTTCTCTGCGTGACAAACGTTGCGGTTTAGAGCTGTGACCCGTGAATAGAGTGGGACCGCAAACCTGCGTAAGTTGTAGTACCATGTGATTCCACTAGAGGGACATGCATGGGCCAGTAGGCTGTTGACGTTCCTAGACTCTCCTCACCTCTGGCCATAGAGCTCGGGGGAACATTCTCTCACCTTCCTTCTGCTCATTAGATGCTTTCTATGCATCCAGCCAATTCTCATATGGAAACTTAGGGAATCGCCGGAGAAAATGACCTATCGAATCCTGAGAGAAGGCTGAAGGACACTCCTATCTTTGACTCTCGCTTAACCTCCCCTCATCTTTGAACTTACCTGAGGTGTAGCCTCTACTTTCCCTAGTCACTTTTCTCTGTCCCCCACCCTCCACCATTAAATCTATAGGAACTTATGGTTCTAAATATGCTATCAAGTTTTCTGTTCATGTTTCACCAGCACAGGTCAGAGTCAgtgatccttcccaaacagtgacCTCATCAGGAACAAGAGCCctcacttctccctcctccttctcctcctccttctcctttttcctcctgagacagggtttctctgtatagccctggccaCCCTAGaaccactttgtagaccaggctggccttgaactcacaaagatccacctgcctctgtctctgaagtgctgggactaaaggcatatgccaccactgtcCTGATTCTTCTTATACATTTAAGTTTCAGAGACGTTTACCTGCATGGGCCCCTcccaatttgtgtgtgtgtgtgtgtgtgtgtgtgtgtgtgtgtgtgtaggaggtgGGAGCTTCATAATGTCTTCACAAGGGCATATGTTTCTGTAAATTTTTGCAAAACCAAACTGTCTTAACCAAAAGCCGTTAAGATCACTGTGCTGTGCCGTCCACTTTCCTCTGGCCGACTTCCACTTATGTAAGGTAGCCGTGTAGAGGCTTCGGCGGTCTGGAAACCTGGTAGGTGAAGTTAAAATAAGAGCACATTTAGTTTTGGTTTAGTGGGGGTGTATTTAAGATATTGGAATGACCCCTACAAGTAGCTACAGCTATTGATAGCTATTCCACCTTAGGAGCGCCTTTCAGTAACATTCCCAAGCAAGCGGAAAGCTCACTCGACATCTTGGCCAGAGCGGAAAGCTCACTCGACATCTTGGCCGGAATGTGCAAGATCAAATGTCTTCTAATTCCATAAATGTGTTGTGTGGTACTGAGTaccaggaggaagagacaggtttCAAAATTAAGGGTCATTACAGGAATTTCTTTGGGTCTTGAaacacagattttttaaaaaatatttattctctctctgtttctctctctttctctctctctctctctctctctctctctctctctctctctctctctccatccgtCTCTCTGTGTGTCACACACAGATGAGTGGCCAGGAAGGCCAGAAGGTGTCAAGCTTTTGTAGCTGGAGTTTTGTAGCTGTTATGAGCTATTTGTTATAGGCGTTATAAATTGAActgtggttctctgcaagagcaggagcAGCTCCCAGCATGCAGATTTTGAAACAGAACCTGAATGTGCTACCAGTTCTTCTGGCTGTGGGTGCCCTGAGGATGCTGGGAGCTGGTCTGAGCTGACACTATCCTCTTCTCTACTAGCTCAGGTGCTCTCAATGGCAGTTTCATGAATGCTGTCAAGTTCCCTTCTCTTGGCCTTAGGTGGTCCTGGGCATTCAGCCACAGCATTTGTAGTAAGCACTGGCTGCTTTACTTTCATCAACACAAGCCCTGACCTCATGGCTCGATTTCTCATAGCTGATGAAAATTAATTTCCTTTCTGGGGTCTTCCCTGCTCATGGGTGAGCCATGTTTTTGTAGACTCTCTCGTTCTATACTTGTGATTTCCCATGACGTTAGGAGTATCATGACACTGAAGTATGGGGAGGTGTTCCTGATGAACTGTGGCCACTACTGTCTGCATCTGGTTGGCTTTCTGGTAGTCCCCAGCATTGTAGTCTCATCTTCCCAAGGACGAGGAGGtgtggtctctgcttctttttcacTCAGGACCTAcatttttctctgtttatttcttctaTCCAAAATCCTAAGTCCCTAATACCAGCAGTTCTTTCTTGTCCCCAGGTTTCttgcttttcatttattcttgTATTCTTCCCTGATCCGAAGCATTTAGGGAGTCAGGCCTTTGATTCACCCCTTTTAGAGTGATGGGGAGTGAGCATATTGTCATTATGAATGAGTACAAAGGAAGACATGGGAGAGACATGAATTAATACTTCAAAATACAGCCCAAAGCAAAcatttattttgaatgttttatCAGGCCTGTTCCTATAAAAATGTTATGTACTGTGTTACTTAgtttgtgtggtggtttgaataggtatggcccccagaGATGGatctgtttgaatgcttggcccatagggagtggcactattaagaggtgtgaccttgttagagtaggtgcgtccttgttggaggaagtgtgtcactgtgaagactgactttgaggtctcctatgcgcaagctctgcccagtgtggaatCCAATCTTCTtttgctgccttcagatcaagatgtaaaacttCTGACTCCTGaagcaccaagtctgcctgcatgcttccatgcttcctgctgtgatgatgatgagattgggtgtctcttcacagcaatcaaaccctaactaaaacagtctgCAAGAGAGCCCTGAGCTGAGTTTTATTCTTGATCTATTGATGAGACCAAGGCTTAGAGAAGCATAACAGTATCTTGCCCAAGGCCATTCTCACATGGTTATGGTGGGCATTATACAGTGAGGAGAGGGTCCATAGGGATTATCATTATATGATCTAAGGCAAGTCTGGTCTCAGAGAAAGATGCAGATGCCAGCCCTGTCAGTTAATAACTTTGTAGCTCCAGGCACATCTCTTAATTATCTGGGCATGAATTTCTGCATCAGCAAATTAATGATGTTGTGCTAGCACCTCAGGTCCCGGGTTCTGCATGAGGAAATTAACAGTGTATAACTGAACGGCTTCAAGTACTCTTTCTAATCCAGAGGGTCTGTGGCTTCAAACTGTCTTTGAAATTTCAATCACCAAAGCAGCTTCTCTGGAAGCCCACCTTACCCAACCCTCAGAGTGGTCTGAGAGAGCATATCTAAAAAACATATTCCTAGGATCATCCATGATTAAGCAAATCTGCATCCAAATCTCTGCAGATTAGACCCAACAGTCTACTGTATTTATTAAGCCACAGTTTAGGTGACCTAGATTGTGTCTTGTGTTACCAAAGGATGTGATGGAAGGTAAGAACGTGATAATGGGAAAGAAGAATCCAGtgcatggtggtttgaatgagaatggcccccatagtctcatatatttaaatgtttggtcTCCAATTGAGGAACTACTTGGGacggattaggaggtgtggccttgttggaggaggcgtgtCACTGAGGTAGTCCTTTGAGGTTTTAGAAGCCCatgccagctctctctctctctctctctccctccgtgtgtgtgtgtgtgtgtgtgtgtgtgtgtgtatgtgtgtgtgtgtgtgtgtgtgtgtatcctctgCCTCATGTCTGTGTATCACAATAACTCTCAGCTATTGCTCCAACCCCAAGCTTAACTACCTGGCTGCAGCTCTGCTTCCCACAATGATGGCCATGGACTCTAAGCCTCTGAAACAGTGAgcccccaattaaacactttcatTCATGAGCTGCCCTGATCGTGATATTTTGTCagggcaatagaaaagtaactaagacaggtggcaattgttttaaaatgaaaacatttaaaagcagACTTTGGTGTTTGGGATCAATAAGTGGATTGGGTTTGCTGCAGAGATAGGGTGATATGATTTCGGTGTGGCTTGTTTCTCAAAGCTTCATACACTGGAGATTTACTTGGTGGTACATTGTGGAGGTGGCACACTGAAGAATGAGTTCTCGTGAGAAGTGTTCATAGGTCAAGTGAAGACGTGTCTTGGAAAGTATTGCAgggcctttctttttctccagctTCCTGTCTTGTTTCTGTACATCTGTGCCATGCCAATCCACCACAAGATGATGCAGCTGAGGGAGGTCCCCATTGTGGACAGGATTATGCTATTTAGACTTTCCAAAATGTGAGTAAGCCTCTTTTATTCATAAAGTTAACCTGCCTTGGGTATTTCACTGTAGTTATGCCAGATGGACTAACCCAAGGTCCTATCAGTTCGGCTGCAAAAAATTAGATAAATGGGTCAAATCACGATCAAGGACACACCTTTCTAGTGATTAGAGGATTCATGTATACTAAGAGCACACTGTGAGactggggagttggctgagtgagAAGCATGCTTGCTGTACAagcccaaggacctgagtttctATCTTCAGCGTAACAAAGGGCATGTGAAGAGTGGGAGCCCTGTAGAGCGGTTCCACTTCACAGCCTTCAGAGAAACAGGTCTTGGGGGGAGAAGAAGTGGGCCATATGCTTTgttgggggagagagggaagcagaGCTGTACTTACATCTTGATCCAGGCATTTTAGTGGACAGCCTGAGGAGAGCAGCAGAAGAGTGAGAGGGTGGAAGACTACCTCAGGATGGCGTGGCTGCTCACAGAGGGACTCCATTTGGTGACTCAGACGTCCTAATGCCAAAGAGCCAGACAAACTGTTTAAGTAtcccactgcacacacacacacacacacacacacacacacacacacacacttcatgaTTTCAAGATactaaccatatatatatatacacacacacacaaagtgagtcTGTTCTGGCCCTTATGGGACAACTTATGCAAACGTTAACCACCTAGACTCCACACCACACATCCCCCACCCCTGGGAGGAGAGAGCCATCGGTGCTGGTGCTCTAATGGGGATATCTAAGCTCTTAGCCATTCACACAGCTCAGGCAAAAAACGTTAGTTTCTGAGTTTCACTCGTTTCCCCATTCATCTTTTGTGGTTGATGCTCTTTACATTCCTAAGATGCCATGAATGATATTGGTGACTTAACCACATCCCCAAAT of Meriones unguiculatus strain TT.TT164.6M chromosome 8, Bangor_MerUng_6.1, whole genome shotgun sequence contains these proteins:
- the Trmt12 gene encoding tRNA wybutosine-synthesizing protein 2 homolog, yielding MERECEKSVVAVVTEPRFTQRYRDYLEKQKLLDRLHRAEKLRDGTVALPVLAGTLSEQHLQELRNRVAPGSTCTLTQLLDPLPSKKALVCSPAQRLCLEVRRWVEGRGVTWSAELEADLPRSWQRHGDLMLLSEDCFQATQWKSLEPELWETVASALGVQRLARRGRVLPDGARTPSVTLLLGDHGWVEHMDNGIRYEFDITRCMFSFGNITEKLRVASLACAGEVLVDLYAGIGYFTIPFLVHAGAAFVHACEWNPHAVVALRKNLEINGVADRCQIHFGDNRKLKLSNTADRVNLGLIPSSEEGWPIACQVLRKDVGGILHIHQNVESFSGKNPQPPRSSNTEKEHWPHPQKIADKRGNGTTGNVRGEVVSSVSKPEWQRWAESAETQITSLLHQVHGRVWRTRILHVHPVKSYAPHVDHIVLDLECRPVL